A genomic region of Vitis vinifera cultivar Pinot Noir 40024 chromosome 7, ASM3070453v1 contains the following coding sequences:
- the LOC100266538 gene encoding glycine-rich protein 5: MAKWFIMAVLAVAVVHTTARTVPSDAGLDDQKNIVGFGGLGGFGGVGGVAGLGGSGLPFGGLGGVSGLGGGIGSAGGLGGTGGLGSLGGLGGTGGLGTLGGIGSGVGTGGGLGGPGGGAGSLPFP, encoded by the coding sequence atggCAAAGTGGTTTATCATGGCAGTGCTTGCCGTAGCAGTGGTTCACACCACTGCAAGGACTGTGCCTAGTGATGCTGGTCTCGATGACCAAAAGAATATCGTCGGCTTTGGCGGGCTCGGTGGCTTCGGCGGAGTCGGTGGTGTTGCAGGACTAGGTGGTTCTGGACTGCCATTTGGTGGACTAGGTGGAGTCAGCGGACTTGGCGGAGGAATCGGTAGTGCAGGTGGACTAGGTGGGACAGGAGGGCTCGGCAGCTTGGGTGGCTTGGGTGGCACCGGTGGTCTCGGAACCCTAGGCGGCATAGGCAGTGGAGTGGGCACCGGTGGTGGACTCGGTGGTCCTGGTGGTGGCGCTGGTTCTCTTCCTTTCCCTTGA